Proteins encoded by one window of Sulfurospirillum barnesii SES-3:
- the rpsL gene encoding 30S ribosomal protein S12, with amino-acid sequence MPTINQLVRNERKKVIKKSKSPALDKCPQRRGVCTRVYTTTPKKPNSALRKVAKVKLTSGFEVISYIGGEGHNLQEHSIVLVRGGRVKDLPGVKYHIVRGALDTSGVAKRTVSRSKYGTKRPKAK; translated from the coding sequence GTGCCAACCATTAATCAACTCGTCAGAAATGAGAGAAAAAAGGTGATTAAAAAATCAAAATCACCTGCACTTGATAAGTGCCCTCAAAGAAGAGGCGTTTGTACAAGAGTGTATACAACCACTCCTAAAAAACCAAACTCTGCTTTGAGAAAAGTTGCCAAAGTCAAATTGACCAGCGGTTTTGAAGTCATTAGCTACATCGGTGGCGAGGGACACAACCTACAAGAACACTCCATTGTATTGGTACGTGGCGGTAGAGTAAAAGATTTACCAGGTGTTAAGTACCATATCGTACGTGGTGCGCTTGATACTTCAGGTGTTGCAAAAAGAACGGTGTCTAGAAGTAAATACGGTACAAAAAGACCAAAAGCTAAATAA
- the rpoC gene encoding DNA-directed RNA polymerase subunit beta', producing the protein MTRLEPIEIHEESRPRDFKAFQLKLASPEKIRSWSYGEVKKPETINYRTLKPERDGLFCAKIFGPVRDYECLCGKYKKMRYKGIKCEKCGVEVTSTKVRRSRMGHIELVTPVAHIWYVNSLPSRIGTLLGVKMKDLERVLYYEAYIVEQAGDAFYDAENKNKVAVFDVLNEEQYQSLEQRFSDTGFVAKMGGEVIRDLLASLDLVEILSQLKEEINQTSSEAKKKTIVKRLKVAEAFLNSGNRPEWMMITMLPVLPPDLRPLVALDGGKFAVSDVNDLYRRVINRNARLKRLMELDAPEIIIRNEKRMLQEAVDALFDNGRRANAVKGANKRPLKSLSEIIKGKQGRFRQNLLGKRVDFSGRSVIVVGPNLRMDQCGLPKQMALELFKPHLLARLEEKGYATTVKQAKKMIDMKTNEVWECLAEVVKGHPVMLNRAPTLHKLSIQAFHPVLIDGKAIRLHPLVCSAFNADFDGDQMAVHVPLSQEAIAECKILMLSSMNILLPASGKAVTVPTQDMVLGLYYLTLEKKDAKGSNKIFSNVDQVHIAIDSGFLDIHAKIKTIVGDRVLFTTAGRLILKSILPDFVPEEFWNRVLKKKNIGGLVDYIFKEGGIGITAGFLDNLKNLGFRYATRAGISVSIDDIRVPDTKVKKIKEAKKKVREIQKQFSSGLLTEQERYNKIIDIWTDTNNDVASEMMKLTESHKGGFNSIYMMADSGARGSAAQIRQLAGMRGLMAKPDGSIIETPIISNFREGLNVLEYFISTHGARKGLADTALKTANAGYLTRKLIDVAQNVKVTMDDCGTHEGVEITEISESGELVESLYERATGRVLAEDVIDTITNEVLFTEGTLIDEKKAQALKDASIKSVVIRTPITCKAKKGVCSKCYGTNLAEGTLVRPGEAVGIISAQSIGEPGTQLTLRTFHIGGTASTESQDRQVIAQKEGFIRYYNVKTYVTKEGKNIVANRRNAAILLVEPKIKALINGVIEIDTAHEETVITITGESETIKYTLRKSDFAKPNELAGVSGKIEGKFYIPYNNGDSVEANESIVEVIKEGWNVPSRIPYASELKVKNGEPIIQKIHADAKGIVKYYKLRGDYLDRIHDIVKGHIVKEKGIFAVVADDDDREAIRHYIPRDSIIDINDNSVVDTKTLLAYPSNNEQITIADWDPYSTPIIAEDAGTVTFEDIEPGISATEQFDEMTGQSRLVINEYLPSGMKPTIVIVNKLGEIIKYQLEPKTAIFVQNGAVVGLADLIGRTPKAIAKSKDITGGLPRISELFEARRPKNATVIAEIDGTIRFGRPLRSKERIIIEAKDGTSVEYLVDKNTQIHVQAGEFVHAGERLTDGVISSHDILRIMGEKALHYYLICEIQQVYRGQGVAINDKHIEVIVSQMLRQVRIVDSGDTKFIMGDLISRRRFREENEAVMKMGGEPAIAEPTLLGVTRAAVGSDSVISAASFQETTKVLTEASIAGKMDMLEDLKENVILGRMIPVGTGLYQNKSFNLELNPSRG; encoded by the coding sequence ATGACACGACTAGAACCAATTGAGATTCACGAAGAGAGCCGTCCTAGGGATTTTAAAGCATTTCAATTAAAACTTGCAAGTCCTGAAAAAATTCGCTCATGGAGTTATGGTGAGGTTAAAAAGCCAGAAACAATTAATTATCGAACACTAAAGCCTGAGCGTGATGGTCTTTTCTGTGCGAAAATTTTTGGACCTGTAAGAGATTATGAGTGTTTGTGTGGAAAATACAAAAAAATGCGCTACAAGGGCATTAAATGTGAAAAATGCGGTGTCGAAGTCACGAGTACTAAAGTACGACGTTCACGTATGGGCCACATTGAACTTGTTACACCTGTAGCACATATTTGGTATGTTAACTCACTTCCAAGCCGTATTGGTACATTGTTGGGTGTCAAAATGAAAGACCTTGAGAGGGTACTTTATTACGAAGCTTACATTGTTGAACAAGCAGGTGATGCTTTTTATGATGCAGAAAATAAAAATAAAGTTGCAGTGTTTGATGTTTTAAATGAAGAACAGTATCAATCATTAGAGCAGCGTTTTAGTGATACAGGCTTCGTGGCTAAAATGGGTGGTGAAGTTATTCGTGATTTATTGGCAAGTTTAGATTTAGTGGAAATTTTAAGTCAATTAAAAGAAGAGATTAATCAAACAAGTTCTGAAGCGAAGAAAAAAACCATTGTTAAACGTCTTAAGGTAGCAGAAGCATTCCTGAACAGTGGTAATAGACCTGAATGGATGATGATTACGATGTTGCCTGTCTTGCCACCAGATTTAAGACCACTGGTAGCATTAGATGGCGGAAAATTTGCAGTCTCTGACGTGAACGATTTATACCGTCGTGTAATTAACAGAAATGCACGTTTGAAGCGTTTGATGGAACTTGATGCTCCTGAAATTATTATTCGTAACGAAAAACGTATGCTTCAAGAAGCGGTTGATGCGTTGTTTGATAATGGACGTAGAGCCAACGCAGTTAAAGGCGCTAATAAGCGTCCTTTAAAATCGCTCTCAGAAATTATCAAAGGTAAGCAAGGTCGTTTCCGTCAAAACTTACTTGGTAAAAGGGTAGACTTTTCAGGTCGTTCGGTAATCGTTGTTGGACCAAACTTGAGAATGGATCAATGTGGTCTTCCAAAACAGATGGCACTCGAATTGTTCAAACCACACTTGTTAGCACGTCTTGAAGAAAAAGGGTATGCAACAACGGTCAAGCAAGCGAAAAAAATGATTGATATGAAGACTAATGAAGTGTGGGAATGTTTAGCAGAAGTGGTTAAAGGGCATCCTGTGATGCTTAACCGTGCACCAACGCTTCACAAACTTTCTATTCAGGCGTTTCATCCTGTTTTGATCGATGGAAAAGCAATTCGTTTGCATCCACTTGTTTGTTCGGCATTTAATGCGGACTTCGACGGTGACCAGATGGCGGTTCACGTCCCATTGTCACAAGAGGCCATTGCTGAGTGTAAGATTTTGATGCTAAGTTCTATGAATATCTTGCTTCCAGCTTCTGGAAAAGCGGTAACCGTTCCGACACAAGATATGGTTTTGGGTCTTTATTATTTAACCTTAGAGAAAAAAGATGCAAAAGGTTCTAATAAGATTTTTTCGAATGTGGATCAAGTTCATATTGCCATTGATTCTGGTTTTTTAGATATTCACGCAAAGATTAAAACTATTGTTGGGGATAGAGTACTCTTTACGACGGCAGGTCGCCTTATCTTGAAATCAATTCTACCAGATTTTGTACCAGAAGAGTTTTGGAACAGGGTGTTGAAAAAGAAAAACATTGGTGGTTTGGTTGATTATATTTTTAAAGAGGGTGGCATTGGTATCACTGCAGGATTCTTGGATAATTTAAAGAATTTAGGGTTTAGGTACGCAACCAGAGCAGGTATTTCTGTCTCGATTGATGATATTCGTGTACCTGATACTAAAGTGAAAAAGATCAAAGAAGCAAAGAAAAAAGTACGTGAAATTCAAAAACAGTTCAGCTCGGGTCTCTTAACAGAGCAAGAGCGATATAACAAAATTATTGATATTTGGACGGATACGAACAATGATGTGGCTTCTGAGATGATGAAACTCACCGAGAGTCACAAAGGCGGCTTTAACTCCATTTACATGATGGCAGACTCTGGAGCGAGAGGTTCTGCGGCACAGATTCGTCAGCTAGCAGGTATGAGGGGTCTTATGGCAAAACCAGATGGAAGTATTATTGAAACACCGATTATTTCAAACTTCCGTGAAGGTCTAAACGTTCTTGAGTACTTTATTTCAACGCACGGTGCACGTAAAGGTTTGGCGGATACTGCGCTTAAAACAGCGAATGCGGGTTACTTGACACGTAAATTGATTGACGTTGCACAAAACGTTAAAGTGACCATGGATGATTGTGGTACACACGAAGGTGTTGAGATTACAGAAATCAGTGAAAGTGGCGAGTTAGTTGAATCCTTGTATGAGCGAGCAACGGGTCGTGTTCTTGCTGAAGATGTTATTGATACGATTACCAATGAAGTTCTTTTCACAGAGGGAACATTGATTGATGAGAAAAAAGCACAAGCACTAAAAGATGCAAGCATCAAATCAGTTGTGATTCGTACACCGATTACATGTAAAGCAAAAAAAGGTGTTTGTTCAAAATGTTATGGTACCAACCTAGCCGAGGGAACGCTTGTTCGTCCAGGTGAAGCTGTGGGTATTATTTCAGCACAATCTATTGGTGAGCCAGGAACTCAGTTAACCCTTCGAACGTTTCACATCGGTGGTACGGCATCAACGGAATCTCAAGATCGCCAAGTTATTGCACAAAAAGAGGGTTTTATTCGTTATTACAATGTAAAAACGTATGTAACCAAAGAGGGTAAAAACATTGTTGCAAATCGCAGAAATGCAGCGATATTATTGGTTGAGCCTAAAATCAAAGCACTCATTAACGGTGTGATTGAGATTGATACAGCGCACGAAGAGACAGTTATAACCATTACAGGTGAGAGCGAAACCATAAAATATACACTTAGAAAAAGTGATTTTGCAAAACCAAATGAGCTTGCAGGTGTAAGTGGTAAAATTGAAGGCAAGTTTTATATCCCTTATAACAATGGTGATAGTGTAGAAGCAAATGAAAGCATTGTTGAGGTCATTAAAGAGGGATGGAATGTGCCAAGTCGTATTCCTTATGCAAGTGAACTTAAAGTGAAAAATGGCGAACCCATTATTCAAAAAATTCATGCAGATGCAAAAGGTATTGTGAAGTATTATAAACTTCGAGGCGATTATTTAGACCGCATTCATGATATTGTTAAGGGACATATTGTTAAAGAAAAAGGTATTTTTGCTGTTGTCGCAGATGATGATGACAGAGAAGCCATTCGTCATTATATTCCTCGTGATTCTATTATTGATATTAACGATAACAGTGTTGTGGATACCAAAACATTGTTGGCCTATCCGTCCAATAATGAACAAATTACGATTGCTGATTGGGATCCGTATTCAACACCTATTATTGCTGAAGATGCGGGTACTGTTACGTTTGAAGATATTGAACCAGGTATTAGTGCAACAGAGCAATTTGATGAGATGACGGGACAGAGTCGTTTGGTGATTAATGAATATTTGCCAAGTGGTATGAAACCAACCATTGTGATTGTAAATAAACTGGGTGAAATTATTAAATATCAGTTAGAACCAAAAACAGCGATTTTCGTTCAAAATGGTGCCGTTGTTGGTTTAGCAGATTTAATCGGTAGAACACCAAAAGCGATTGCAAAATCGAAAGATATCACAGGAGGTCTTCCTCGTATTAGTGAACTTTTTGAGGCACGTCGCCCTAAAAATGCAACCGTGATTGCTGAGATTGATGGAACCATTCGTTTTGGACGTCCACTTCGTTCAAAAGAGCGCATTATCATTGAAGCAAAAGATGGTACAAGTGTGGAATATTTAGTCGATAAAAATACACAAATTCATGTTCAAGCAGGTGAGTTTGTCCATGCGGGTGAGCGACTTACCGATGGTGTGATTTCAAGTCATGATATTTTACGGATTATGGGTGAAAAAGCACTCCACTATTACCTAATCTGTGAAATTCAGCAAGTCTATCGTGGGCAAGGTGTTGCCATTAACGATAAACACATTGAGGTTATTGTCTCTCAAATGTTAAGACAGGTAAGAATTGTTGACAGTGGCGATACCAAATTTATTATGGGTGATTTGATTAGCCGTAGACGTTTTAGAGAAGAGAATGAAGCAGTCATGAAAATGGGTGGAGAGCCTGCTATTGCTGAGCCAACACTTTTAGGTGTAACACGTGCTGCCGTTGGTAGTGATAGTGTTATTTCAGCTGCATCGTTCCAAGAGACAACCAAAGTTCTAACGGAAGCGAGTATCGCTGGTAAAATGGATATGCTTGAAGATTTGAAAGAAAATGTTATTTTAGGACGTATGATTCCAGTAGGAACAGGTCTTTATCAGAACAAAAGCTTTAATCTCGAGTTGAATCCAAGTAGAGGTTAA
- the rplL gene encoding 50S ribosomal protein L7/L12 gives MAISKEDVLEYISGLSVLELSALVKDFEEKFGVSAAPVMVAGAGAGAAVEAAEEKTEFDVILKDGGEKKINAIKVVREITGLGLKEAKDAVEGAPTTLKEGVSKDVAEEIKKKLEEAGAVAEIK, from the coding sequence ATGGCAATTTCAAAAGAAGACGTATTAGAGTATATTTCAGGTCTAAGTGTACTTGAATTAAGCGCATTAGTAAAAGATTTTGAAGAAAAATTCGGTGTATCTGCAGCTCCAGTAATGGTAGCAGGCGCAGGTGCTGGTGCTGCTGTTGAGGCTGCTGAAGAAAAAACTGAATTTGATGTTATCCTTAAAGATGGTGGTGAGAAAAAAATCAACGCTATTAAAGTTGTAAGAGAGATTACTGGTCTTGGTCTTAAAGAGGCTAAAGATGCAGTTGAAGGTGCACCTACTACACTTAAAGAAGGTGTATCTAAAGACGTTGCAGAAGAAATTAAAAAGAAACTTGAAGAAGCTGGCGCTGTCGCTGAAATCAAGTAA
- the rplJ gene encoding 50S ribosomal protein L10 encodes MTRTEKAQFIDELTAEFKASDGLIVCDYKGLNTKAIESLRNTSRPGAIKVKVIKNTLASIAMKNAGIEGLELKDTNIFVWGDDQLAVTKVVATFAKTNPSFIIKSGYAGGIVVDAAKVEALSKMPSRNELIGMLLSTWMAPITNFTIGLDALRAKKQESA; translated from the coding sequence TTGACAAGAACAGAAAAAGCCCAATTTATTGACGAGCTAACTGCAGAATTTAAAGCAAGCGATGGTTTAATTGTATGTGACTACAAAGGTCTTAACACTAAAGCGATTGAGAGCTTGAGAAATACCTCAAGACCAGGCGCAATTAAAGTTAAAGTTATTAAAAATACTTTGGCATCAATTGCTATGAAAAATGCTGGTATTGAAGGACTTGAACTTAAAGATACAAATATCTTTGTTTGGGGAGATGACCAGTTAGCTGTTACTAAAGTTGTTGCAACATTTGCCAAAACAAATCCAAGTTTTATTATTAAGTCTGGATATGCTGGTGGCATTGTGGTTGACGCTGCTAAAGTTGAAGCACTTTCTAAAATGCCATCACGTAATGAGCTTATTGGAATGCTTCTATCAACGTGGATGGCACCTATTACTAACTTTACAATCGGTCTTGATGCACTACGTGCTAAAAAACAAGAGTCCGCATAA
- the rpoB gene encoding DNA-directed RNA polymerase subunit beta — translation MLNSLKSGNRLRVDFSKVPKKIDVPNLLQLQQKSYEQFLNVENLHDESGVEKVFKAIFPIHDPQNRITLEYVGSEIGKPRYTVRECMERGLTYSVSIKMNIRLILWDKDEKTGEKTGVKDIKEQAIFIREIPLMTDRTSFVINGVERVVVNQLHRSPGVIFKEEESPTVTNKLIYNAQIIPDRGSWLYFEYDAKDTLFVRINKRRKVPITILFRALGYSKQDILKLFYPVLNILIRDNKFLIEFSADNFLGRVDFDLKDENGNLLLAAGKRLARKKAEKFIEDGIKFVEYPIEILVNRFLSSPIIDQESGEVLYDTLTQLDEGKLAKIIEQKCETIEIANDLASGVDDAIINSFIADTETLKLLRQTENVEDENDLAAIRIYKVMRPGEPVTKEAAKLFVKDLFFNSERYDLTKVGRMKMNHKLGLSVPEYVTIMTSEDIIKTVKYLIKVKNGQGHIDDRDHLGNRRIRAIGELLANELHSGLIKMQKAIRDKFTALSGNVEELMPHDLINSKMITSAVSEFFSSGQLSQFMDQTNPLSEITHKRRLSALGEGGLVKERAGFEVRDVHPTHYGRICPVETPEGQNIGLINTLSMYAKVNDLGFVEAPYRKVENATITDEIIYITATQEEGLVIAPASTKINENNEIVEDLIEVRVDGETVLIEKEKVDLIDLSSMMIAGVAASLIPFLEHDDANRALMGSNMQRQAVPLVKSDAPIVGTGVEKIAARDSWEAIKAKRAGVVEKVDNKNVYILGEDENGAFIDHYALQKNLRTNQNTTFTQKVIVRKGDFIEKGGVIADGPSMDQGELAIGKNAMVAFMPWNGYNYEDAIVISERMIREDAFTSVHIYEKEVEARELKDGVEEITKDIPNVKEEELAHLDDSGIVKVGTYVSPGMILVGKVSPKGEVKPTPEERLLRAIFGEKASHVVNKSLYATPSLEGIVVDVKIFTKKGYDKDPRAVQAYEQEKEILDREHHDKLLMLDREEMLRINALLLKNPLQEDQEINKTAYKKGDFIKAEDLQNVNRFSINSIVKSFSNEVQDDYKDLKAYFQNEKKKLKEVHDEKLNIIEKDDILPSGVVKLVKVYVATKRKLKVGDKMAGRHGNKGIVSNIVREVDMPYLANGEIVDIVLNPLGVPSRMNIGQILEVHLGLVGKRLGNQIEEIFKEKQGDWIKALREKMISIADVAKLMDARNFIDKIDDEQLLIYARDWSKGVKFASPIFEGVNIEEFDKLFEMAKIDTDGKTHLYDGMTGQKMHEKVNVGYMYMLKLHHLVDEKVHARSTGPYSLVTQQPVGGKALFGGQRFGEMEVWALEAYGAAHTLREMLTVKSDDVEGRILAYKALTRGENVPQTGIPETFYVLTNELKSLALDVEIYDEVEEDDTTRTN, via the coding sequence ATGTTAAATAGCTTAAAATCTGGAAATCGCCTTAGAGTTGATTTTTCCAAAGTCCCTAAAAAAATTGATGTACCCAATCTACTCCAACTTCAACAAAAGAGTTACGAACAGTTTTTAAATGTTGAAAATCTCCATGATGAGAGTGGTGTAGAAAAGGTTTTTAAAGCAATTTTCCCTATTCATGACCCACAAAATCGCATTACTTTAGAGTATGTTGGATCAGAAATTGGAAAACCTAGATACACAGTCCGTGAATGTATGGAGCGAGGACTGACATATTCTGTAAGTATAAAAATGAACATTCGTCTTATCCTTTGGGATAAAGATGAAAAAACCGGTGAAAAAACGGGTGTAAAAGATATTAAAGAACAAGCCATTTTTATTCGTGAAATTCCGTTAATGACCGATAGAACATCGTTTGTTATTAATGGTGTCGAAAGAGTCGTTGTTAATCAACTTCATAGAAGCCCTGGCGTTATTTTTAAAGAAGAAGAGAGCCCCACTGTAACCAATAAACTGATTTATAACGCACAAATTATTCCTGATCGTGGTTCATGGCTCTATTTCGAGTATGATGCGAAAGACACACTATTTGTTAGAATTAATAAACGTAGAAAAGTGCCCATTACGATTTTATTTAGAGCATTAGGTTACAGCAAACAAGATATTTTAAAACTTTTTTACCCAGTGCTTAATATTCTCATTCGTGATAATAAATTTTTAATTGAATTTTCTGCGGATAATTTCTTGGGACGTGTTGATTTTGACCTTAAAGATGAAAATGGAAACCTCCTTTTAGCTGCTGGTAAGCGTTTAGCACGTAAAAAAGCAGAAAAATTTATTGAAGATGGAATTAAGTTTGTTGAGTATCCTATAGAGATTCTTGTCAATCGTTTTTTATCTTCTCCTATTATTGATCAAGAGAGTGGTGAAGTACTTTACGATACATTAACACAACTTGATGAAGGTAAATTGGCAAAAATTATTGAGCAAAAATGCGAAACCATTGAAATTGCAAATGATCTTGCTAGTGGAGTGGATGATGCAATTATTAACTCGTTTATTGCAGACACTGAAACACTTAAACTTTTGAGACAAACTGAAAATGTTGAAGACGAGAATGATTTAGCAGCGATTCGTATTTACAAAGTTATGAGACCAGGCGAGCCTGTAACTAAAGAAGCCGCAAAACTGTTTGTCAAAGATCTTTTCTTTAATTCTGAAAGGTACGATTTAACAAAAGTTGGTCGTATGAAAATGAATCACAAACTAGGCCTTAGCGTGCCTGAGTATGTGACAATTATGACCAGCGAAGATATTATTAAAACGGTTAAATATCTGATTAAAGTCAAAAATGGACAGGGTCATATTGATGATAGAGATCACTTAGGTAATAGAAGAATTAGAGCCATTGGTGAACTCTTAGCAAATGAGTTGCATTCAGGTCTTATTAAAATGCAAAAAGCTATTCGTGATAAATTTACAGCGCTTAGCGGCAATGTTGAAGAGTTAATGCCTCATGATTTGATTAATTCTAAGATGATTACATCAGCTGTTTCAGAGTTTTTCTCTAGTGGACAGTTATCTCAATTTATGGATCAAACCAATCCACTGAGCGAAATTACGCATAAACGAAGACTTTCAGCTCTTGGTGAGGGTGGTTTGGTGAAAGAGCGTGCAGGCTTTGAAGTCCGTGACGTTCATCCAACTCACTACGGAAGAATTTGTCCTGTTGAGACTCCAGAGGGTCAAAATATTGGTTTGATCAATACGCTTTCCATGTATGCAAAAGTAAATGATTTAGGTTTTGTAGAAGCACCGTACCGTAAAGTTGAGAATGCAACCATTACCGATGAAATTATTTATATCACAGCAACGCAAGAAGAAGGCTTGGTTATTGCTCCTGCCAGTACGAAAATCAATGAGAACAACGAGATTGTTGAAGATTTGATTGAGGTTAGGGTTGATGGTGAGACAGTTCTAATTGAAAAAGAAAAAGTGGACTTAATCGACCTTTCATCTATGATGATTGCTGGTGTTGCAGCTTCACTGATTCCATTCTTGGAACACGATGATGCGAACCGTGCTCTTATGGGCTCAAACATGCAACGTCAAGCAGTACCTTTGGTAAAATCAGACGCTCCAATTGTAGGAACGGGTGTTGAGAAAATTGCGGCTCGCGATTCATGGGAAGCGATTAAAGCAAAACGTGCAGGTGTCGTTGAAAAGGTCGATAATAAAAATGTTTATATTTTAGGGGAAGATGAAAATGGTGCATTTATTGACCATTATGCACTCCAAAAAAACCTTAGAACTAACCAAAATACAACCTTTACTCAAAAAGTTATTGTACGAAAAGGTGACTTTATTGAAAAAGGTGGTGTGATTGCAGATGGTCCAAGCATGGATCAAGGTGAACTTGCAATTGGTAAGAATGCCATGGTTGCTTTTATGCCTTGGAATGGTTATAACTACGAAGATGCGATTGTTATCTCTGAGCGTATGATTCGTGAAGATGCCTTTACCAGCGTGCATATTTATGAAAAAGAAGTTGAAGCACGTGAACTTAAAGATGGTGTGGAAGAGATTACCAAAGACATTCCAAACGTAAAAGAAGAAGAGTTAGCGCATCTTGATGATAGCGGTATTGTCAAAGTGGGTACTTACGTTTCACCTGGGATGATTTTAGTAGGTAAGGTATCGCCTAAAGGTGAAGTGAAGCCAACCCCTGAAGAGAGGCTACTACGTGCTATTTTTGGTGAAAAAGCAAGTCATGTTGTTAATAAATCATTGTATGCAACACCTTCATTAGAGGGTATTGTTGTTGATGTGAAAATCTTTACCAAAAAAGGATATGACAAAGATCCACGTGCTGTTCAAGCCTATGAGCAAGAAAAAGAGATTTTAGATCGTGAACATCATGATAAGCTCTTGATGTTGGATAGAGAAGAGATGCTTCGCATTAATGCATTGTTACTTAAAAATCCATTGCAAGAAGATCAAGAAATTAATAAAACTGCTTATAAAAAAGGTGATTTTATTAAGGCTGAAGATCTTCAAAATGTTAATCGTTTCTCTATTAATTCAATTGTCAAATCATTTTCGAATGAAGTTCAAGATGATTATAAAGATCTTAAAGCGTATTTCCAGAATGAGAAGAAAAAACTCAAAGAAGTACACGATGAAAAACTTAATATCATTGAAAAAGATGATATTTTGCCAAGTGGTGTGGTAAAGCTTGTCAAAGTATATGTCGCAACCAAACGTAAACTCAAAGTGGGCGATAAAATGGCAGGACGCCATGGAAATAAAGGTATTGTTTCTAATATCGTTCGAGAAGTGGATATGCCTTACCTTGCTAATGGAGAGATTGTTGACATTGTTCTCAATCCACTGGGCGTTCCAAGTCGTATGAATATCGGACAAATTCTTGAGGTTCACTTAGGTCTTGTTGGTAAACGTTTGGGTAACCAAATTGAAGAGATATTTAAAGAGAAACAGGGTGATTGGATTAAAGCATTACGTGAAAAAATGATTAGTATTGCAGATGTTGCGAAGCTTATGGATGCAAGAAATTTCATTGATAAGATTGATGACGAACAGCTTTTAATCTATGCTAGAGATTGGAGCAAAGGTGTTAAATTTGCAAGTCCAATTTTTGAGGGTGTTAATATTGAAGAATTTGACAAGCTTTTTGAGATGGCAAAAATAGATACCGATGGTAAAACACATTTATACGATGGTATGACGGGTCAAAAAATGCATGAAAAAGTCAATGTGGGTTACATGTATATGTTAAAACTCCACCACTTAGTTGATGAAAAAGTGCATGCACGAAGTACTGGACCATACTCTTTGGTCACACAACAGCCAGTGGGTGGAAAAGCACTCTTTGGTGGTCAACGATTTGGAGAGATGGAGGTATGGGCATTAGAAGCGTATGGCGCTGCACATACTCTAAGAGAAATGTTAACAGTCAAATCAGACGACGTTGAAGGCAGGATCCTAGCTTATAAAGCACTAACACGTGGTGAAAATGTACCACAAACAGGAATTCCTGAAACATTCTATGTTTTAACGAATGAGTTGAAGTCTTTGGCTTTAGATGTTGAGATTTATGATGAGGTGGAAGAAGATGACACGACTAGAACCAATTGA
- the rpsG gene encoding 30S ribosomal protein S7, producing the protein MRRRKAPVREVLPDPIYNNKVITKFINALMFDGKKSVATKVFYGALELAEKRSGTLKGIEIFNTAMDNVKPVMEVKSRRVGGATYQVPVEVRPARQQALALRWLVSYSRKRSERTMVERLANELLDAANSRGATFKKKEDTYKMAEANKAFAHYRW; encoded by the coding sequence ATGAGAAGAAGAAAAGCTCCCGTAAGAGAAGTATTACCAGATCCAATTTACAATAACAAAGTTATTACAAAGTTTATCAACGCTTTGATGTTTGATGGTAAAAAGAGTGTTGCCACAAAAGTATTTTATGGTGCATTAGAATTAGCAGAAAAAAGAAGTGGAACACTCAAAGGTATTGAAATTTTTAATACCGCCATGGATAATGTAAAACCTGTTATGGAAGTAAAAAGCAGACGAGTAGGCGGTGCAACATATCAAGTTCCCGTTGAAGTTAGGCCTGCAAGACAACAAGCATTGGCTTTGAGATGGTTAGTTTCTTATTCACGTAAACGAAGTGAGAGAACGATGGTTGAGAGGTTGGCAAATGAACTTTTAGATGCGGCTAACAGTAGAGGCGCAACGTTCAAGAAAAAAGAAGATACTTATAAAATGGCAGAAGCAAACAAAGCGTTTGCTCACTATCGCTGGTAG